CCGATAGACCGCCTGCTCGTGCTCGGGGATCAGGGACTCCCAGGGTCGCTCCATGATCAGACCCCCCTTTTCGTGGTGGCGATTATGGCGCCGCTCGCGAGAAAACGGTAGGCCGCTCTGCCGTGCCCTCGCCTGTGGTACTTTCGCGCCAGTTTTCGTCGTGAAGCCTCGACCGCTGGAAGGACGAGAGGGAGGAGGAGTCATGAAGCGTCTCGCGATCATCGTGGGTGCGCTGGCGTTGGGGTTCCACTGGGCGGCGCCGGCGTGGGCGCAGACCCCGGCGAAGTGGCGCATGGGCGTCGTCCGCTACAAGGCGGACACCGCGTTCGAGCTGGCCGGCTGGGAGAAGGGGTTCTACAAGGAGCAGGGGCTCGACTTCGAGCCGGTGGAGATGCCGGGGGACGCGGATCTGCTGCGCGCGCTGACGGCCGGCGCCTGCGAGATCGCCGAGATCACGCCGGCGGGGGCCATGGCCGCTATCGAGAAGGGCGCCCCGCTGCGCATCGTCGCCTCGTTCATGCCCGGCCTCCCCCACGTGCTGTTCGTCCGCAAGGACATCAACGCGCTGGCTGACCTGGCCGGCAAGCCGGTGGCCGTCTCCGCAGTGGGGGCCCTCCCGCACGTCGTGGCGCAGGCCATTCTCGAAAATCACAAGGTGGACGTGAAGAAGATCGAGTGGGTCCAGATGGGCGGCGACCCCGATCGTGTCCGGGCGCTGGTGGCCGGACAGGCGGCCGCGACCGTGTCGAGCATCGAGCTCGAGCCCGTCGTGAAGTCGACAGGTGGGAGAGTGTTGGCCGTGGCCGCCCACGAGCTGCCGCACTGGGTCAGATTCACCCTCATCACCACCGAGAAGGTCATCAAGGAGCGGCCCCTAGATCTGGTGAAAGCGCTCGTGGCCCAGGCCAAGGGCATCCGGTGGGTCATGGATCAGACGAACAAACCCGAGGTCGTCAAACTCATGACGAAGTACGCCAAGCGCAAGCCGGAAGAGGTCGAGTGGATCTACGACTGGTTCCTCGCCCACAAGCAGTTCAACCCGAACGGGGACGT
This genomic interval from Candidatus Methylomirabilota bacterium contains the following:
- a CDS encoding ABC transporter substrate-binding protein — encoded protein: MKRLAIIVGALALGFHWAAPAWAQTPAKWRMGVVRYKADTAFELAGWEKGFYKEQGLDFEPVEMPGDADLLRALTAGACEIAEITPAGAMAAIEKGAPLRIVASFMPGLPHVLFVRKDINALADLAGKPVAVSAVGALPHVVAQAILENHKVDVKKIEWVQMGGDPDRVRALVAGQAAATVSSIELEPVVKSTGGRVLAVAAHELPHWVRFTLITTEKVIKERPLDLVKALVAQAKGIRWVMDQTNKPEVVKLMTKYAKRKPEEVEWIYDWFLAHKQFNPNGDVSAASLIWMQELNIKAGRQKTTLPVEKVATWEFQKKALAEIGQAK